A window from Triticum aestivum cultivar Chinese Spring chromosome 6D, IWGSC CS RefSeq v2.1, whole genome shotgun sequence encodes these proteins:
- the LOC123144807 gene encoding neurofilament heavy polypeptide, whose protein sequence is MAADGADSDLEEQLKDVGARLQEAPDDSDGLLKLLYDVEKYLLRVEQSPAASTFAAVRPAMDALIKNELLTHPNAEVKLAIASCISEVTRITAPEAPYDDNIMRDLFSIIVGTFQNLDDIESPSFARRISILETVAKVRSCVVMLDLELDDLILQMFNHFFTTVTSNQPEIVISSMVTTMKLVIDESEEIQTALASYLLQKARNEERETSPASFELAEKVISSCEDGKLKPIFLQLLQVQGNPLDEYSKIVTLVCEGDKVVREDNNVDPSGKDTVDDGKLSERTISDELPQESSKLEQDGTPTTAISSGATLVDNGEANQGLASPKGPASPKGSASPKRPVSPKGPVSPKGPASPKGPASPKEKPEQPEDTKDADQLKSANEGVEPVDAKPKKPSDLDSDKDLKLKPCKSVATPHSNVDVDKEAHVVSGELSADKKVVNGVADNVPKRADTTPDVVKPKRGRPPGPKSSEKKAARNNQSSDLDLKKTEEAMDSTGKLIKRSAKDDIKASTKKTGEGESSKKQQKPSLKQHKEEILSEEDTTKDMTLKEMVSPKSLTKGSGRTKGQSGENNVVKRKREQDTEETPRSRKDKGLDGSLVGARIKVWWPDDEMFYKGVVDSFDTHSKRHKVAYDDGDVEVLLLRDEKWDFISEEEGKTPDVPSEIRRGRKGRGITLLPVKEEKIETPKSDGVELPKKRGRPKGWRPNNGGTPSTTPSKSKGKTAVKDAKGTPKTAVEIKKEGKEKATGSANKTKDDLAKDSSNQKLKEVGSKSGDGSVKGRPGRKPKSAATTTPVAGSGSGSVQEKRKDKEEKEEAEASEMEQEASGKGASSTGKKRRRKA, encoded by the exons ATGGCGGCGGACGGGGCGGACAGCGACCTTGAGGAGCAACTCAAGGATGTCGGCGCCCGCCTGCAGGAGGCGCCCGACGACTCCGACGGCCTGCTCAAGCTCCTCTAC GACGTCGAGAAATATCTGTTGAGAGTGGAGCAATCACCTGCAGCAAGCACATTTGCTGCTGTTCGCCCAGCAATGGATGCCCTGATCAAGAATGAACTTTTGACTCACCCTAACGCCGAGGTCAAACTTGCTATAGCATCTTGTATATCTGAGGTTACAAGAATCACTGCACCCGAGGCTCCGTATGATGACAATATTATGAGG GATTTGTTTTCCATAATTGTGGGGACTTTTCAGAATTTAGATGATATCGAGAGCCCGTCCTTTGCGAGGAGGATTTCAATTCTTGAGACTGTGGCAAAGGTCCGGTCGTGCGTGGTCATGTTAGACCTTGAGTTGGATGATCTGATTCTGCAGATGTTTAACCATTTTTTCACAACTGTGAC ATCAAACCAACCAGAAATTGTCATATCATCTATGGTAACAACAATGAAACTTGTAATAGATGAGAGTGAAGAAATACAGACAGCGCTTGCATCGTATCTTCTTCAAAAGGCTAGAAATGAGGAGAGG GAAACTTCTCCAGCATCTTTTGAACTTGCAGAGAAGGTGATCAGCTCATGTGAAGATGGGAAGCTAAAACCAATATTCCTGCAGTTACTTCAAGTTCAAGGCAATCCCTTGGATGAATACAGCAAAATTGTCACGCTGGTTTGTGAAGGTGATAAGGTTGTCAGGGAAGACAACAATGTTGATCCTTCTGGGAAGGACACG GTGGATGATGGCAAACTTTCGGAAAGGACTATTTCTGATGAACTGCCTCAG GAATCTTCAAAACTGGAGCAAGATGGTACTCCGACTACTGCTATTAGTAGTGGTGCAACTCTGGTTGATAATGGTGAGGCTAATCAAGGACTAGCGTCTCCAAAAGGACCAGCGTCTCCAAAGGGATCAGCGTCTCCAAAGAGACCAGTGTCTCCAAAGGGACCAGTGTCTCCAAAAGGACCAGCGTCACCAAAAGGACCAGCGTCACCAAAAGAGAAGCCTGAACAGCCTGAAGACACAAAAGATGCTGATCAGTTGAAATCTGCTAATGAAGGTGTAGAACCTGTTGATGCAAAGCCCAAGAAGCCATCTGATCTTGATTCAGACAAAGACCTGAAGCTCAAACCCTGCAAGTCTGTGGCTACTCCACACTCTAATGTTGATGTTGACAAAGAGGCTCATGTAGTATCTGGAGAGTTATCTGCAGACAAGAAGGTAGTAAATGGAGTGGCTGATAATGTACCAAAGCGTGCTGATACCACACCCGATGTAGTTAAGCCAAAACGAGGCCGACCTCCTGGACCAAAGTCATCAGAGAAAAAGGCTGCTAGAAATAACCAATCTTCAGATTTAGATTTGAAGAAGACTGAGGAGGCTATGGATTCAACTGGGAAGTTAATAAAGCGATCAGCTAAGGATGATATCAAAGCTTCCACAAAAAAGACTGGTGAAGGAGAATCATCAAAGAAGCAGCAAAAACCCAGTTTGAAACAGCACAAGGAAGAAATCCTCTCTGAGGAGGACACCACCAAGGATATGACTCTAAAG GAAATGGTCTCTCCAAAGTCTCTGACCAAGGGGTCAGGTAGAACCAAGGGTCAAAGTGGGGAGAATAATGTGGTGAAGAGGAAGCGTGAACAAGATACTGAAGAG ACTCCTCGCTCAAGGAAGGACAAAGGTCTGGATGGAAGTCTAGTTGGTGCAAGGATCAAAGTATGGTGGCCAGACGATGAGAT GTTTTACAAGGGTGTTGTTGATTCATTTGATACCCATTCCAAAAGGCACAAG GTTgcatatgatgatggagatgtAGAGGTACTGCTGCTTAGGGATGAAAAATGGGATTTCATCAGTGAG GAAGAAGGCAAAACTCCTGATGTACCATCTGAGAT ACGCCGTGGCAGAAAAGGGAGAGGAATCACGCTGCTACCAGTGAAGGAAGAAAAAATAGAAACACCTAAAAG TGACGGAGTGGAGCTTCCAAAGAAAAGAGGCCGTCCGAAAGGTTGGCGCCCCAACAATGGTGGTACACCGTCTACAACTCCAAGCAAATCGAAGGGGAAAACTGCTGTCAAGGATGCCAAGGGGACACCTAAAACTGCCGTTGAGATTAAGAAAGAAGGCAAGGAGAAAGCCACTGGATCAGCTAACAAGACGAAGGATGATTTAGCTAAAGACAGCAGCAACCAGAAGCTGAAGGAGGTTGGGAGCAAATCTGGCGATGGATCTGTGAAGGGTAGGCCTGGGCGGAAACCAAAAAGCGCTGCCACTACTACTCCAGTGGCGGGTAGTGGATCTGGATCTGTTCAAGAGAAGCGGAAGGataaggaggagaaagaagaggcTGAGGCATCTGAAATGGAGCAGGAGGCATCTGGCAAGGGGGCGTCTTCAACTGGAAAGAAGCGCAGAAGGAAGGCTTAG
- the LOC123144806 gene encoding BTB/POZ domain-containing protein At2g24240-like has protein sequence MCTPAPGGRGRGRVRLNVGGRVFQTTATTLAAAGRDTMLGAMLDASWNAAAAGDEADYFIDRDPACFAVLLDLLRTGGLHVPPHIPDAVLCREALYYGLLDRVRAARWDDFDGDRLRLAASVPGRAPGDGTAVRAAPDGGCCVAHGGAVRVYNWMLEERRPVYLDHAPVNDAAYLDASTLLVAARERPGRRDGGVAAFSALTGEMRHRFRVAHDRQVRSFTPGALAFDQECSIFASCKGRLNEYGIGVWDGTTGEQTGFFYEPPGCALGDADKLQWLDGTKTLMAATMFPRADSSFISLLDFRDKNVVWSWCDVGTPASLEDKHAVHAIAMEDGRSICVINQYDDLGFLDLRSSAGGVRWRSRSKLMSRKKVHAEETCYPKLATHAGQLFASTNDAISVFTGPDHALTSTLRGSDGGAICDFSIGGDRLFALHNEKNVFDVWETPPPPII, from the coding sequence ATGTGCACGCCAGCGCCGGgtggccgcggccgcggccgcgtgCGCTTGAACGTCGGCGGACGGGTGTTCCAGACCACGGCCACCACGCTCGCCGCCGCGGGGCGGGACACCATGCTCGGCGCCATGCTGGACGCCTCCTGGAACGCCGCGGCCGCGGGCGACGAGGCCGACTACTTCATCGACCGCGACCCGGCCTGCTTCGCGGTGCTGCTCGACCTGCTCCGCACGGGCGGCCTCCACGTGCCGCCCCACATCCCCGACGCCGTGCTCTGCCGCGAGGCGCTCTACTACGGCCTCCTCGACCGCGTCCGCGCCGCGCGCTGGGACGACTTCGACGGCGACCGCCTCCGCCTGGCCGCGTCCGTGCCGGGCAGAGCCCCGGGGGACGGCACGGCCGTCCGCGCGGCGCCCGACGGAGGCTGCTGCGTCGCGCACGGCGGCGCCGTGCGCGTCTACAACTGGATGCTCGAGGAGCGCCGGCCGGTCTACCTCGACCACGCGCCGGTCAACGACGCGGCCTACCTCGATGCCTCCACGCTCCTCGTCGCCGCGCGCGAGCGGCCCGGCAGGCGGGACGGCGGTGTGGCCGCCTTCTCGGCGCTCACCGGCGAGATGCGCCACCGCTTCCGCGTCGCGCACGATCGTCAGGTCAGGTCCTTCACCCCCGGGGCACTGGCCTTCGACCAGGAGTGCAGCATCTTTGCGAGCTGCAAGGGCCGGCTCAACGAGTATGGCATTGGTGTATGGGACGGCACCACCGGCGAGCAGACGGGTTTCTTCTACGAGCCGCCCGGCTGCGCCCTCGGGGACGCCGATAAGCTCCAGTGGCTGGACGGCACCAAAACGCTCATGGCGGCCACCATGTTTCCGCGGGCGGATTCTTCTTTCATCAGCCTGCTGGATTTCCGGGACAAGAACGTCGTCTGGTCGTGGTGCGACGTCGGCACGCCGGCGTCGCTCGAGGACAAGCACGCGGTCCACGCCATCGCAATGGAGGACGGGAGGTCGATCTGCGTCATCAACCAGTACGACGACCTCGGGTTCCTCGACCTCCggagcagcgccggcggcgtgcgGTGGAGATCACGGAGCAAGCTGATGAGCAGGAAGAAGGTGCACGCCGAGGAGACGTGCTATCCCAAGCTCGCCACGCACGCCGGCCAGCTCTTCGCGTCGACGAACGACGCCATCTCGGTATTCACTGGCCCCGACCATGCACTGACCTCAACGCTGCGCGGGAGCGACGGCGGCGCCATCTGCGACTTCTCCATTGGGGGCGACCGTCTTTTCGCCCTGCATAACGAGAAGAATGTGTTCGATGTGTGGGAGACGCCGCCACCGCCGATCATCTGA